A region from the Lolium perenne isolate Kyuss_39 chromosome 4, Kyuss_2.0, whole genome shotgun sequence genome encodes:
- the LOC127349153 gene encoding WAT1-related protein At2g39510-like, with product MAVGMGGEVWRRYAPHNMMILVQLSYTFMYFFTEAAFNRGLNPYVYVTYRHLLVAVVLWPFAYYHEKKLRPKMTWMLFLEIFVLSLVGVSLTLNMYFASLKYTSPTFVASMVNAVASITFVIAIVLRMEIVDVKSARGLAKVGGTVVSFAGVTTMTLYKGTAIASPWKAPIHIDGSNAVHQSWLKGAFLAVASCVCWSIWYIMQATSVKRYPAELSLTAWMATVGGIQSLAFTVILKHHKEDWLIGFGLKFWCIIYSGIACSGFAVFAQLWCTKKKGPVFVTMSTPLSTIMVAILAYFIFGENLYVGSIIGGVVVILGLYMLLWGKDKDQQYNASSEERVADLDCEMQRANITNVSPGKSGSEEDSNTTRQEGIYCHSHE from the exons ATGGCTGTTGGAATGGGAGGGGAGGTGTGGAGGAGGTACGCGCCGCACAACATGATGATCCTGGTGCAGCTCAGCTACACCTTCATGTACTTCTTCACCGAGGCCGCCTTCAACCGCGGCCTCAACCCCTACGTCTATGTCACCTACCGCCACCTCCTCGTTGCAGTCGTCCTCTGGCCTTTCGCCTACTACCATGAGAA GAAGTTGAGGCCCAAGATGACGTGGATGCTGTTCCTGGAGATCTTCGTACTGTCGCTTGTGGG GGTGAGCTTAACTCTGAACATGTACTTCGCGAGCCTCAAGTACACCTCCCCGACATTCGTCGCCTCCATGGTGAACGCCGTCGCTTCCATCACCTTCGTCATCGCCATCGTCCTCAG GATGGAGATCGTGGACGTGAAGAGCGCGCGAGGGCTCGCGAAGGTCGGTGGGACCGTGGTGTCGTTCGCCGGAGTGACCACCATGACGCTGTACAAAGGAACGGCGATCGCGAGCCCATGGAAGGCGCCGATCCACATAGACGGCAGCAACGCCGTGCACCAGAGCTGGCTCAAAGGCGCGTTCCTCGCCGTGGCCAGCTGCGTGTGCTGGTCCATTTGGTACATTATGCAGGCGACGTCGGTGAAGAGATACCCAGCGGAGTTGTCGCTTACGGCGTGGATGGCGACGGTGGGAGGGATACAGTCGCTAGCTTTCACGGTGATCCTGAAGCACCACAAGGAGGACTGGCTCATAGGCTTCGGCCTCAAGTTCTGGTGCATCATCTACTCT GGGATAGCGTGCAGTGGGTTTGCTGTGTTTGCACAGTTATGGTGCACAAAGAAGAAAGGCCCTGTCTTCGTCACCATGTCCACCCCCCTCTCCACCATCATGGTGGCCATCTTGGCCTACTTCATCTTCGGCGAAAACTTATACGTCGGGAG CATAATCGGAGGAGTGGTGGTGATACTTGGCCTCTACATGTTGTTATGGGGCAAGGACAAGGATCAACAGTACAACGCGAGCAGCGAAGAGCGGGTAGCCGATCTGGACTGCGAGATGCAGCGAGCAAACATAACCAACGTCTCTCCAGGGAAGAGCGGCTCGGAAGAGGACAGTAATACGACTAGACAAGAGGGGATATATTGCCATTCGCATGAATAG
- the LOC127347938 gene encoding uncharacterized protein gives MAASTGVPWSAAATSAAAPWPASADLYSAARTNSPHAPCSAAASSAAPRSAAAASTAALCSAEPTNSIAPPCSAAASPAAPCSAAKSTCPAASCGDLPCRVLLRRRPPAHGPELAATVLPISWLSRCVVESTRDKLGVEELILMPGGLFGKKLICEAWRRTKAAPPRCYWKS, from the exons ATGGCGGCCTCCACCGGAGTGCCGTGGTCGGCGGCAGCGACCTCCGCCGCGGCTCCGTGGCCGGCCAGCGCAGATCTGTACTCGGCGGCGAGAACTAACTCCCCGCATGCTCCATGCTCGGCGGCGGCCTCCAGTGCAGCTCCGCGGTCGGCCGCGGCGGCCTCCACCGCAGCTCTGTGCTCGGCGGAACCAACTAACTCCATCGCTCCTCCCTGCTCGGCGGCGGCCTCCCCCGCTGCTCCCTGCTCGGCGGCGAAGTCTACCTGCCCCGCTGCATCGTGCGGCGACCTCCCCTGCCGCGTCTTGCTGCGACGGCGGCCTCCCGCGCATGGCCCCGAACTCGCAGCGACGGTCCTTCCAATCTCTTGGCTCTCGCGTTGTGTGGTCGAGAGCACTCGGGATAAG CTTGGTGTTGAAGAACTGATTCTGATGCCTGGAGGTTTGTTTGGAAAGAAACTGATATGTGAAGCTTGGAGGCGTACCAAGGCTGCACCACCTAGATGTTACTG GAAATCGTAA